The window GGGACAGAGCGGCAAGATTGTAAGCCCCAGGCTTTATATCGCATGTGGAATTTCAGGCGCGATCCAGCATACAGCAGGCATGGATTCTTCAGACATTATCGTGGCCATTAACAAAGATCCTGACGCTCCTATTTTCGGTATAGCCAACTATGGGATCGTGGGGGATCTGCATAAGATCATTCCGGCCCTGATTCGAGAGCTCAAGCGGGACTCACATGCGAACTCATTTGCCTAGACCGAGGGGCGCCACCTTTAAGATCGCCCGAAGGCATGCACGGGGGCATTACCACAGGGTATATGATGGCGCCATCCCAGAGGTCGGCATGGCCGGTTATCGCCTGGAAGTATCCCTCGTCGCCCAGGTAAGTACCCCGCTTATTATGCTCAACACTATGGAGCCCCAGAGGGCAGGCCAGAAACCATGCACCTCAAATCCTTTTACCAGCCCGGAGGCGATGAGGAGCATGAGTGCATTGATGACAAATGTAAAGAGCCCAAGGGTCAGGATTTGAATAGGCAGTGCGAGTATCACCAAGATCGGTCTTATGATGGCATTTGCGATCCCCAACACGATGGCCGCAGCCAGAGCTGCCATGGGGCCGCTCACTTCGATCCCTGAAACGATGTAAGGGAGGATGAGCAATGCAAAGGTGTTCATCGCTAGCCTTATAATAAATCCCGTCATGATATCCCATCTCCCTTCCGGCGCCGAGCTGGTGGCGCTGGTATCTCCTTAGAAATGGCTTGGCGCTGGCATCTCCACAAAAACGGCTCGGCGGCGCTGGTATCCGCTTGAAAACGGCTCGGTGGCCCAAGATGGCCTGAGGATACTTTCATCATATGAACTTCACCAGGACCCTTGTTCCATCCTCCGTCGCGATATCTATAAATGTCCAGGTGCCATAAGATGCTAGTTCGTACATGATATTCTTGGCGACTCCTATTTGATCAAGGGGGAATCCCCCGGGAACGCTTTTCTTGATAACCTTTCTGAGCCCGGGGGATATCATTAGAAGCGCCTGGAATATGCTGAGCGCTGCCCCAATCGCGTCGCATATGGCGAAGACGGGGAGAATTATGGGCAGGCTCCGCTTCATATTCTGGTTTTTAATGAGGATTAGCATGAAAAAACTGGGACGCCTCATCATTCGACGAAGACCTCAACTTTTGTCTCATCATCTTGAATATCCACGATTTTCCCTATCGTGGTTTCCGTTATAGACGATAGCACTTCATCAATGTCGATATGCTGATCCATGAGTTCGTGTCTAGCGTTTGCCGGTATCAATTTGAGGGCCCATTTCGCCAGGGACAAAGGTATATTCACATTTACTTTTGTCTTTCCTTCCTCATCAATTCTGACCCTGAGCATCCTTCCCGACCGGTTCGGGGACGACTGCCCGCCCTTGCCTTCGTCTATAGCATCGAGAAGTTTCATGGCCTCATCTATGGAAACTTTTCCATCCTGAAGCATCCTCAATACTTGTTTTTTCTCTTCACTCATTTCGAATTCCTCCTTACGCCCTTAAGCTGCCGTCTCTTTTCTGACACTTATTCCACCATTGGACGTTTCGATCCTGAGGATGAGTTTTTTCTCCCTGTCTTCAAAGTTCATACTCTTTGCCCGAATCTCCTGGTTTGTCCTACCTCGCTCATTCAGTTCATATACCAGGTCCGGGACATCCACTGAAATTCCTCCGCAGCTTACCTCGGCCGCAATGGAAACGCCAAGATTCATATCTTCTGGGACCACAGCCTTCACTGCCCCATTTGATGTCTCGAGTTCCCAGGTGCTTGTTCCATCTATTCCAAATGGGGTGACGCTTATGCTGCCATTGGTGGTTTCGCAGTGAAGTGATTTTGATGATGTATTCAGGACCACTGCGCCATTAGATGTTTCAACATAGGCTGCGTCAGCCCGCACGCGATTGAAGTCAATCTTGCCGTTGGACGTTTCCGCATGGATCTTGGTGCAGCTGATATCTGCTACCTCTATTGAGCCATTTGAGGATTCCAATGCTACATCATATGTGAATCGCTTGGGAACGAACGCCTGCAATGAAACAGCCTTCAGATTGAACCGATCTCCTCTGGCTTCGAATTCGAGGTTTTTTTCGCCGACCCTATATTGAACCAGGTCCTCAAATTGATATTCCGCTTCTTTACCGGACGGAACCCGCGCTACAGCGACGACCTTGTAACCAGGCTGGTCCCATCCGATAAGCTTGATACCTCCGTTTCGGCCGGTTAGGAATAGGTGAATAACGCTGTCAGCCTCCTCTGGCTCAAGGTGCCCCTCGAGACTCCGCTGGATCATTCCGCCTCCCCAACCAATATCAAAGAAATTCCCGGCTAGATTCGTAAGGCTGGATCCCGCGTTCGATAGGGCCTTTTTTACCGCATCTCTGATCGTATCCTTGAGCTGAGAGTCTTCAAGCTCCTTCCGGATATTAGAGCCAAATGCCTTGAGCTCTTCGACCATATCATCCAGGCCTGCGCGTGAAGGCTTTGCCGGCCCCCGGTCTTTTGCAATTTTTCCCTCATGCTCTGCTGATCTTTTCCCCTCCATGGATTCTACTTCATTCCGAGTCTGATCCTCATTAGGAACGCCTTCTTCGTCATAGGCAGCATCCTTGTCACGGATGGCTTCTATAAGCTCCGCCGCTTGATCCGCGGTGATCTTGCCTTCCTCAATCATTTTAAGGATCATTCGGATTTCCTCATTCATCCGGATTACCCCCTCTGTTGTCTGAGAGCCTTTATAGCCTCTTCAGTCGAAATCTCGCCTTTGTTGAGCGCCTCAAGGATTTCCCTGCGTCTCGAGGCAACAGTTTCCTCACCCTCTCTGCTCTCTACAGGATAACCAAGCGCCTGGATGACCGCGTCAAGGCGGCTTCTCACTGTGGGATATGAGATGCCAAGTTCTCTCTCAACCTCTTTGATATTTCCCCTACATCTTATGAACGTCTCCACAAAGTCTCGCTGATCATTCGGCAGTTGACAAAACTTACAGGTCTCGAAGTTACCCTCAATTGATGTGTCACAACTCGGGCAATGTAATTTTGTCACATCTAGATTTCCTCCACACACAGGACATTGCCCTATCTGCTTCCGTCTCATGTTTTTCCCCACCAACCTTTCCGCGCTCTGTCTCGTGATATACATTCCCGCCCCAAGATATGTGGCCTGTGTTCTTGCTGGCGCAATCGAGCTATGGTTTTTCGTCGCTTGTAAATGTAGGAAGGTTTATCGTCAGTTAAAATAATAAACCATGATATTAATATTGTCAATATATACATCAAAATTTTTAAAGCAATGGGTTGGATCTCTCGTCTTCAAAATATCGTATTAGTTGACGAGATCTGGTGAAGAATGAGAGCGAGGCTTGAATATACATGGCTATATATGTAAGATTGTCGTTCGTTGGGTGCTGGCTTTACACCTCTTGACCGATATGCTAAAATAGCTTGCAGTCATGATAATGCCGGATTTTGCGTGGAAATAGGCCATTTTGTGATTTCCATGACGCCAGACATGAAACGCAGAAAGCCTGTGCAATACATGCGGTTTTGCCTTGAGTCTTGGAAGAGGTGGGATAATTGAAAACAAGCGTGGAAAAACTAGAAGGAAATATCGTCAAGCTCGAGATCGAGGTGCCAGAAGATGAGGTAGCCAGGGCTCTTGAGGAAGCTTACAAGCGTATATCCAAGAACGTGAAGATCAATGGCTTCCGCAAAGGGCGGGTCCCGCGCAAGATCCTGGAGTTGCGGTTAGGTAAAGAGGCCATTCACCAGGAAGCGGTGGAGATCCTCGTTCCCAGCTCTTATCAAAAGGCAGTGGCTGAGAGTGATCTCCGACCTATTGACAGTCCGAAGATCGATGTAACCCAGCTTGAGGAGGGGGGTCCCTACAAGTTCACCGCCACTGTGCAGGTGATGCCAGAGGTGGACCCGGGGGATTATAAGTCCGTCAAGGTGGAAAAGAAGGTCCCGCCTGAGATCAAGGACGAGGATGTTGATTTAGCCATTCAGTCGCTCCGTGAACAGCGCGCTAAATTTGAGAAGATAGATAGAGACGCCCTGCAGGAGGGAGACTATGCAGTGGTGGATGCCGTAGCATATGTGGACGGCACGGAAGTAGATGATCTTACCAGGAGGCATCTTCTGGTGGAGGCTGGCAAGTCTGGTTCCCTGATCGGTTTTGAGGAAGTGCTACCAGGCATGGGCGCGGGAGAGACGAAAACAATACAGGTAGAAGGAAGTAAGACCGGAAATCCAAAATATGCAGACAAGACCATTTCGTATGAAGTCACTGTCAAGGAGATTATGCAAAAGGTTCTACCTGAGTTGAATGATGAGTTCGTCAAGGAAGTTTCTGGAGCCTCGTCAGTAGATGAATTTAAAAACGAGATTAGGTCAAGACTGGAAAAGATAGCTTCTGATCGGGCGACAAATGAAATGAGATCTGAGATATTGAAAAAGGTGACGGAAATCGCTAAGGTCGACGTGCCCGATGTTCTGGCGAACCGTCGCATCGATGCCATGATCGACGAGATGAGGCAAAGCCTGGAGATGCAAGGAATGACATTGGAATCTTACCTTGAAGCCACTTCTACCAACCTGGAGGCAATCCGCGAACGTTTCAAGGAGGCCGCGACAGAA is drawn from Bacillota bacterium and contains these coding sequences:
- a CDS encoding phage holin family protein — translated: MTGFIIRLAMNTFALLILPYIVSGIEVSGPMAALAAAIVLGIANAIIRPILVILALPIQILTLGLFTFVINALMLLIASGLVKGFEVHGFWPALWGSIVLSIISGVLTWATRDTSRR
- a CDS encoding DUF4097 family beta strand repeat protein; this encodes MNEEIRMILKMIEEGKITADQAAELIEAIRDKDAAYDEEGVPNEDQTRNEVESMEGKRSAEHEGKIAKDRGPAKPSRAGLDDMVEELKAFGSNIRKELEDSQLKDTIRDAVKKALSNAGSSLTNLAGNFFDIGWGGGMIQRSLEGHLEPEEADSVIHLFLTGRNGGIKLIGWDQPGYKVVAVARVPSGKEAEYQFEDLVQYRVGEKNLEFEARGDRFNLKAVSLQAFVPKRFTYDVALESSNGSIEVADISCTKIHAETSNGKIDFNRVRADAAYVETSNGAVVLNTSSKSLHCETTNGSISVTPFGIDGTSTWELETSNGAVKAVVPEDMNLGVSIAAEVSCGGISVDVPDLVYELNERGRTNQEIRAKSMNFEDREKKLILRIETSNGGISVRKETAA
- a CDS encoding DUF2089 domain-containing protein encodes the protein MRRKQIGQCPVCGGNLDVTKLHCPSCDTSIEGNFETCKFCQLPNDQRDFVETFIRCRGNIKEVERELGISYPTVRSRLDAVIQALGYPVESREGEETVASRRREILEALNKGEISTEEAIKALRQQRG
- the tig gene encoding trigger factor — its product is MKTSVEKLEGNIVKLEIEVPEDEVARALEEAYKRISKNVKINGFRKGRVPRKILELRLGKEAIHQEAVEILVPSSYQKAVAESDLRPIDSPKIDVTQLEEGGPYKFTATVQVMPEVDPGDYKSVKVEKKVPPEIKDEDVDLAIQSLREQRAKFEKIDRDALQEGDYAVVDAVAYVDGTEVDDLTRRHLLVEAGKSGSLIGFEEVLPGMGAGETKTIQVEGSKTGNPKYADKTISYEVTVKEIMQKVLPELNDEFVKEVSGASSVDEFKNEIRSRLEKIASDRATNEMRSEILKKVTEIAKVDVPDVLANRRIDAMIDEMRQSLEMQGMTLESYLEATSTNLEAIRERFKEAATEEVKVDLVLDAIAKAEGIEATDDEVNDEMQQLARSARREPSELRNILGEEGVSSIRRSIERRKTINRLIELCTV